In Cystobacter ferrugineus, the DNA window CGGCTACAGCGCCCAGGGCGTGCCGCTGCTGGAGTGGATCAACCAGATGCACACCGCGGACGACGCCACCTGGAAGACCCTGCGGCCGTGAGCGCTTCCGGGACGCGGCCTCGGGGTGAGGCCGCGTTCCAGGCTCCCCGCGTTCCTACTGCCCCATGGAGGGGTAGGGGACGCGGGTGGGCGGCACGAAGTTCTCCTTGATGGTGCGCGGAGACGTCCAGCGCACCAGGTTGAGCATGGAGCCGGCCTTGTCGTTGGTGCCCGAGGCGCGCGAGCCGCCAAAGGGCTGCTGGCCCACCACCGCGCCCGTGGGCTTGTCGTTGATGTAGAAGTTGCCCGCGGTGTGGCGCAGCGTGTCCATCATCTGGCGGATGGCCTTGCGATCCCTCGCGAACACGGCGCCCGTGAGCGCGTAGGTGGCGCTCTGGTCGCACTCGCGCAGCGTCTCCTCGAAGCGCGCGTCCGGGTAGACGTACACGCCCACCACCGGCGCGAAGATCTCCTCCTGCATGATGCGGTGGCGGGGGTTGGTGAGCTGCACCAGGGTGGGCTTGACGAACCAGCCCTCGTTGCGATCCACCTCGCCGCCCGCGAGGATGGCCGCCTCGGTGCCGCCGTGCCGGGCCATCTCGATGTACGAGGAGGTCCGCTTGAAGGCCTTCTCGTCGATGACCGCGCCCATGAAGTTGCGGAAGTCGCTCACGTCACCCACGCGCAGCTCGGCGATGAGCTCCTGCAGCCGCGACTTGAGCCGGGGCCAGATGGACTCGGGCACGTAGACGCGCGAGGCGGCCGAGCACTTCTGTCCCTGGTACTCGTAGCCGCCGCGCACGATGGCGGTGGCGAGCGCGTCCAGGTCATCGGCCGCCGAGGCGTGCGCGAAGATGAAGTCCTTGCCGCCCGTCTCGCCGACGAGCCGCGGGTACTGCTTGTAGTGGGAGATGTTCTCGCCGATGAGCCGCCACATGCCCTGGAACGTGGGCGTGGAGCCGGTGAAGTGGATGCCACCCAGGTGGGGGCTGGCCAGCACGGGGTTGCCGATGGTGGGGCCGTCTCCGGGCAGCATGTTGATGACGCCGTCGGGCAGGCCCGCCTCGCGCAAGAGCTCCATGAGGTACCAGTTGCTCAGCGCCGCCGTGCTCGAGGGCTTGAAGAGCACCACGTTGCCCATGAGCGCCGGCGCCATGCTCAGGTTGAGCGCGATGGCGGTGAAGTTGAAGGGCGCCACCGCGAAGACGAACCCGTCCAGCGGCCGGTAGTCCGTCTGGTTCCACGTCTGCGCGGAGCTCGTTGGCTGCTCGTGCAGGAGCTGCTGGGCGAAGTGGACGTTGTAGCGCAGGAAGTCGATGGCCTCGCACGCCGAGTCGATCTCCGCCTGGTGCGCCGTCTTCGACTGGCCGAGCATGGTGGCGGCGTTG includes these proteins:
- the pruA gene encoding L-glutamate gamma-semialdehyde dehydrogenase; this encodes MINAYVRVPSPQNEPILSYAPGSPERAGLEATLKRMASEQVEIPILIGGKRIRSTRTDTVRMPHRHSHVLATLHEADATHAQQAIQVALEAKDEWARMPFEERAAIFLRAAELLATKYRPVLNAATMLGQSKTAHQAEIDSACEAIDFLRYNVHFAQQLLHEQPTSSAQTWNQTDYRPLDGFVFAVAPFNFTAIALNLSMAPALMGNVVLFKPSSTAALSNWYLMELLREAGLPDGVINMLPGDGPTIGNPVLASPHLGGIHFTGSTPTFQGMWRLIGENISHYKQYPRLVGETGGKDFIFAHASAADDLDALATAIVRGGYEYQGQKCSAASRVYVPESIWPRLKSRLQELIAELRVGDVSDFRNFMGAVIDEKAFKRTSSYIEMARHGGTEAAILAGGEVDRNEGWFVKPTLVQLTNPRHRIMQEEIFAPVVGVYVYPDARFEETLRECDQSATYALTGAVFARDRKAIRQMMDTLRHTAGNFYINDKPTGAVVGQQPFGGSRASGTNDKAGSMLNLVRWTSPRTIKENFVPPTRVPYPSMGQ